In one window of Nitrospinaceae bacterium DNA:
- a CDS encoding molybdopterin biosynthesis protein — MSDTALPLSGRNIYLENIARKDALARLIEKTGPAASLPVETVAVPEALGRITAGPVYAAISSPHFHASAMDGFAVRAEKTYGASVVEPRSMQVGVDAFPVDTGDPLPEGTDAVIIIEVVNEIDSETIEIEAALAPWNNVRVAGEDVVEGDLLLPPGHRLRPYDLGAMLAAGVTHVAARKLPVVAIIPTGDELVSPGSDLKAGDLIEFNSVILSSYITEWGGEPLVFPIIEDRLEAIEEAVRDALERADIVLVNAGSSAGREDFTSSVVRKLGELLVHGVAIFPGKPTILGVGNTASGQARPLIGIPGYPVSAALALQEFVRPLMAHMAGAPGQEYPTTRALMSRKSASRPGMEEFLRVKLGEVGGRLIALPAKRGASVISSLVEADGMVRIGTGSEGIEAGEEVEVELLRPLSEVRGNILMAGSHDNALDLLASRVRERNREVSLSTSAVGSMAGIIAVKGGEAHMAGSHLLDPETGDYNWSYIRRYLKGKKVVVVNFVQREQGILLPPGNPKGITSVADLARDDVTIVNRQSGAGTRVLLDHLLDGAKISTADVAGYGSVETTHVAVAMAVAGARADAGLGIYAAAKLLGLEFVSLGWERFDFIFPAEYWETPLIKKLIEVLREPAFAASVEALGGYKTDLTGQVMTPPENV, encoded by the coding sequence ATGAGCGACACCGCGCTGCCCCTATCGGGGCGGAACATTTATTTGGAAAACATCGCGAGGAAGGATGCCCTTGCCCGATTGATCGAAAAAACGGGGCCAGCCGCCTCGTTGCCGGTTGAGACGGTCGCTGTGCCTGAAGCGCTTGGGCGCATCACGGCAGGGCCTGTTTATGCGGCGATTTCGAGCCCCCATTTTCACGCCTCGGCGATGGACGGTTTTGCGGTCAGGGCAGAAAAAACTTATGGCGCCTCGGTCGTCGAGCCCAGATCCATGCAGGTTGGTGTGGATGCTTTTCCCGTTGATACGGGGGATCCGCTTCCCGAGGGGACGGACGCCGTGATCATAATCGAGGTGGTGAACGAGATCGACTCGGAGACGATAGAGATCGAGGCGGCGCTCGCGCCTTGGAATAACGTGCGAGTGGCTGGGGAAGATGTGGTCGAGGGTGATTTGTTGCTGCCGCCGGGCCACAGGCTTCGGCCCTATGATCTGGGCGCTATGCTCGCCGCAGGCGTCACCCATGTGGCGGCTCGAAAGCTTCCCGTCGTGGCCATCATTCCGACAGGCGATGAGTTGGTCTCGCCGGGCTCGGATTTGAAGGCGGGTGATTTGATCGAATTTAATTCCGTTATCTTGTCGTCGTATATCACTGAATGGGGCGGGGAGCCTTTGGTGTTCCCCATCATCGAGGACAGGCTTGAGGCAATCGAGGAGGCGGTGCGCGACGCCCTTGAGCGGGCGGACATTGTTTTAGTGAACGCGGGCTCATCGGCTGGGCGCGAGGATTTTACCTCCTCGGTTGTTCGAAAACTTGGGGAGCTTTTGGTTCACGGTGTCGCGATTTTTCCCGGCAAGCCGACCATTCTCGGAGTGGGAAATACTGCCTCGGGACAGGCAAGACCCCTCATCGGGATACCGGGCTATCCAGTGTCGGCGGCGCTCGCGCTTCAAGAGTTCGTACGGCCTCTGATGGCGCATATGGCAGGCGCACCGGGACAGGAATATCCAACGACGCGCGCCTTGATGAGTCGCAAAAGCGCCTCGCGACCGGGGATGGAGGAGTTTTTGAGGGTAAAGCTCGGTGAAGTGGGCGGTCGCCTGATAGCCCTTCCCGCCAAGCGGGGCGCCAGCGTTATCAGCAGTCTAGTCGAGGCGGACGGCATGGTTCGCATCGGGACGGGCTCTGAGGGAATCGAGGCTGGCGAGGAGGTCGAGGTTGAATTGCTCCGCCCCTTGAGCGAGGTGCGGGGCAATATTTTGATGGCGGGAAGCCACGACAACGCACTTGATCTGCTGGCGAGCAGAGTGCGGGAGCGCAACAGAGAGGTTAGTCTTTCCACCTCGGCGGTGGGCTCGATGGCCGGCATCATCGCCGTCAAGGGGGGCGAGGCCCATATGGCGGGCAGCCACCTACTCGACCCTGAAACCGGCGATTACAACTGGAGCTATATTCGCCGCTACCTCAAAGGAAAAAAGGTGGTGGTCGTCAATTTTGTTCAACGCGAGCAGGGCATTTTGCTGCCGCCAGGAAATCCGAAAGGTATTACTTCTGTGGCGGATCTAGCCCGGGACGATGTGACCATCGTTAATCGCCAGAGCGGGGCGGGAACGCGGGTGCTACTTGACCACCTTCTCGACGGGGCCAAAATTTCGACGGCGGATGTCGCCGGGTACGGAAGTGTCGAGACGACTCATGTGGCCGTGGCGATGGCTGTTGCGGGCGCTCGCGCTGATGCTGGGTTGGGCATTTACGCGGCCGCAAAGCTTTTGGGCCTTGAGTTTGTCTCGCTGGGCTGGGAGCGGTTTGATTTTATTTTCCCGGCCGAATACTGGGAGACGCCTTTGATTAAAAAACTTATCGAGGTGCTCAGGGAGCCTGCTTTTGCGGCGAGTGTCGAGGCACTGGGCGGCTACAAGACGGATTTGACCGGGCAGGTGATGACCCCGCCCGAGAATGTTTAA
- a CDS encoding molybdopterin molybdenumtransferase MoeA: MEFFKVISPDEARQAVREFSPLPAEEVPSFDAVGRILAEDVSSPVDLPEFARSTMDGYALRAVDSFGASESIPAYLDVVGQVPMGEAPGFELGAGQAGRINTGGMMPPGADSVVMVEYTTAPDDDVVEIRRPCAVGENVLQVGDDLKAGERILPAGSRLRSHDIGAFAGVGVTTLKVRRRPRVAILPTGDELIDPAKVPGPGQVRDINRFSLAAAVIEAGGIPETEEILPDDLATIKNRLAAAVERSDAVLISGGSSMGVRDYTVEAIDSLGEPGVLVHGISIKPGKPTIIGRVRRGDVDKAVVGIPGHPVSALMIFHAFVRPILRQLSGERETGLESESGITASLSRNLASAPGREDMVRVRLERGEAGVTAHPLMGNSAMISTMTGADGFITIPLAVEGLRAGADVRVTLY, translated from the coding sequence ATGGAATTTTTCAAGGTTATATCCCCCGATGAAGCGCGGCAGGCGGTGAGGGAATTTTCCCCTCTTCCAGCCGAGGAGGTTCCCTCGTTCGACGCCGTGGGCCGTATCCTGGCCGAGGACGTAAGCAGCCCGGTGGATCTACCCGAGTTCGCCCGCTCGACGATGGATGGCTACGCTCTGCGCGCAGTCGACAGCTTTGGTGCAAGTGAATCGATACCCGCCTATCTCGATGTTGTGGGCCAAGTGCCAATGGGTGAGGCCCCCGGTTTTGAACTGGGTGCTGGTCAAGCGGGGCGAATTAACACCGGCGGGATGATGCCACCGGGGGCGGACTCGGTTGTGATGGTCGAGTATACGACGGCCCCTGATGATGATGTGGTCGAGATTCGGCGACCTTGTGCGGTGGGCGAGAATGTTCTCCAGGTGGGTGACGATCTAAAAGCGGGCGAGCGAATCCTTCCCGCAGGCTCCCGGCTCAGGAGCCATGACATCGGGGCTTTTGCGGGGGTGGGTGTTACAACCCTCAAGGTTCGTCGCCGCCCGAGGGTGGCTATTCTCCCGACGGGTGATGAATTAATCGATCCGGCAAAGGTGCCCGGCCCCGGTCAGGTACGCGACATCAATCGCTTCTCGCTGGCGGCGGCTGTTATCGAGGCGGGTGGAATTCCCGAGACAGAGGAAATTCTTCCTGACGATCTGGCGACGATTAAAAACCGCCTTGCCGCTGCGGTTGAGCGCTCGGACGCGGTTTTGATTTCGGGGGGAAGCTCGATGGGGGTGCGCGATTACACGGTCGAGGCCATCGATTCTCTGGGCGAGCCGGGCGTCCTTGTTCACGGGATTTCGATTAAGCCCGGCAAGCCCACCATTATCGGTCGCGTGCGGCGCGGCGATGTCGATAAGGCGGTAGTCGGCATTCCGGGCCACCCGGTATCGGCGCTGATGATTTTTCATGCCTTCGTGCGGCCCATTCTCAGGCAGTTGAGCGGCGAGCGGGAAACGGGGTTGGAGAGCGAGAGTGGAATCACCGCATCGCTTTCCCGCAACCTCGCCTCGGCGCCGGGGCGCGAGGATATGGTTCGCGTTCGTCTTGAGCGGGGAGAGGCGGGGGTGACCGCACATCCGCTCATGGGAAATTCCGCTATGATTTCGACCATGACGGGGGCGGACGGTTTTATTACGATTCCCCTTGCTGTCGAGGGTTTGCGAGCGGGCGCCGATGTGCGCGTCACGCTTTATTGA
- the tatA gene encoding twin-arginine translocase TatA/TatE family subunit — protein sequence MFPFGFQEILVVLLICVLVFGAKRLPEIGSGLAKGIKNFKKGLGDGGDELPESNEEPVASASGKPADGDKA from the coding sequence ATGTTCCCGTTCGGATTTCAAGAGATCCTGGTTGTTCTTCTGATTTGTGTGCTTGTGTTCGGCGCAAAACGCCTACCGGAGATCGGCTCTGGCCTTGCCAAAGGAATCAAGAACTTCAAGAAGGGACTCGGCGACGGCGGAGACGAACTGCCCGAGAGCAATGAGGAGCCGGTGGCGTCAGCTTCCGGCAAACCGGCCGACGGCGATAAAGCCTAG
- a CDS encoding alanine--glyoxylate aminotransferase family protein: protein MSIGELNPHLRLLLGPGPSPVHPRVLKAMSTNVVGHLDPDFLAVMDDCQVMLREVFGTKNRVTFPVSGTGSAGMEAAVCNVIEPGDKAIICVNGVFGTRMTDVAGRYGAEVIKVEAPWGEPIDPAEVKKALDANPDAALVGIVHAETSTGVLQPMEEIGAACQGHGALLLMDCVTSLGGVPVEVDKWGVEIAYSGTQKCLSCPPGVAPLTMSERALGKMRERKNKVASWYFDVSMIESYWGSDRSYHHTGPITMNYAIREALRLVLEEGLEARFDRHALASKALQAGVEALGLSMFAQEGARTPTLNTVSIGDNIDDGAVRKSLLNDFNIEIGGGLGPVAGKAWRIGMMGHGARQENVAYLISALEVIFKRMGYTQKVGDASAAVTQVYAEALS from the coding sequence ATGAGCATTGGCGAACTGAATCCACATTTACGGCTTCTTCTGGGGCCCGGTCCCAGCCCGGTCCACCCCCGTGTTCTCAAGGCGATGAGCACGAATGTTGTCGGCCATCTCGATCCTGATTTTCTCGCGGTCATGGACGACTGTCAGGTGATGCTCCGCGAAGTGTTTGGCACGAAGAACCGGGTGACTTTTCCGGTCTCGGGCACCGGCAGCGCAGGCATGGAAGCGGCGGTGTGTAATGTTATCGAGCCGGGCGATAAGGCCATCATCTGCGTCAACGGTGTTTTCGGAACGCGCATGACGGACGTGGCTGGGCGCTACGGCGCCGAGGTCATCAAGGTCGAGGCTCCCTGGGGCGAGCCCATCGATCCGGCCGAGGTGAAAAAAGCTCTCGACGCGAATCCCGATGCCGCTCTGGTGGGTATCGTCCACGCCGAGACGAGCACAGGCGTTCTCCAGCCCATGGAGGAGATTGGCGCCGCCTGCCAGGGCCACGGTGCGCTTTTGTTGATGGACTGCGTGACATCCCTCGGCGGTGTTCCCGTCGAGGTGGATAAATGGGGCGTCGAGATTGCCTACAGCGGAACCCAGAAATGTCTCTCCTGCCCGCCGGGCGTTGCACCTCTCACGATGAGCGAGCGGGCACTTGGCAAGATGCGCGAGCGCAAGAACAAGGTGGCGAGTTGGTATTTTGACGTGTCCATGATTGAGAGCTACTGGGGAAGTGACCGCTCTTATCACCACACCGGGCCCATCACGATGAACTATGCCATCAGGGAGGCGCTCCGGCTGGTGCTCGAGGAAGGCCTTGAGGCCCGCTTCGACCGCCATGCGCTGGCAAGCAAGGCGCTTCAGGCGGGTGTCGAGGCGCTTGGTCTTTCAATGTTTGCCCAGGAGGGCGCCCGCACCCCCACGCTCAATACCGTGTCCATTGGTGATAATATTGACGATGGCGCGGTTCGCAAGTCGCTTTTAAACGACTTCAACATCGAGATTGGCGGCGGGCTCGGGCCTGTGGCGGGGAAAGCCTGGCGCATAGGCATGATGGGCCACGGCGCGCGGCAGGAGAATGTGGCCTACCTCATTTCGGCTTTGGAGGTTATATTCAAGAGGATGGGGTATACTCAGAAGGTGGGCGATGCGTCCGCCGCGGTTACCCAGGTGTATGCAGAGGCCCTGTCCTAA
- a CDS encoding MaoC family dehydratase, which produces MPDFQMGRWYEDFVVGEVIKHRPGRTILESDNTQFSLLTGNTHPIHSDHHYASKTQFGKPLVNSTLTLAVVAGMSVTDTSYRSIANLEWEYIKMPAPVFHGDTLYAETEILDKRESKSKPDRGIVHMETRAHNQRGELIMEYRRKSLAAKRGMGAIPDYDNIPLDGE; this is translated from the coding sequence ATGCCCGATTTTCAGATGGGTCGGTGGTATGAGGATTTTGTTGTCGGCGAGGTGATTAAGCACCGCCCGGGCCGGACGATTCTTGAATCTGACAATACCCAGTTCTCCTTGCTCACGGGCAATACCCATCCGATTCATTCGGATCATCACTATGCCTCGAAAACACAATTCGGAAAGCCGCTCGTCAACTCAACGCTCACCCTCGCCGTTGTGGCCGGGATGTCGGTGACGGACACCTCCTATCGCTCGATAGCGAATCTGGAGTGGGAGTACATCAAAATGCCGGCCCCGGTGTTTCACGGCGACACGCTTTATGCCGAGACCGAAATTTTGGATAAGCGCGAGTCGAAATCAAAGCCCGATCGAGGCATCGTCCACATGGAGACGCGCGCCCACAACCAGCGCGGCGAACTCATCATGGAGTATCGCAGGAAGTCTCTTGCCGCCAAGCGGGGTATGGGCGCTATTCCCGACTACGACAACATTCCGCTGGACGGGGAATAG
- a CDS encoding acyl-CoA dehydrogenase, whose translation MIKDFVDREVRPIAMEYEHEDKYPMPIVKKMKELGIFGFTIPEEYGGSGMDEVCYAIAMEELSVGWMSVAGILGTHMMTAWMLLHHGTEEQKNTYLPKMATGEWHSGMALTEPGSGSDAAALRTTAVRQEDQWVLNGTKMFISNAENATMFSVFARTDPDASKAKGISCIIVHKGSPGFQVSRHLKKMGYRGIRTSELVFDEARVPIENLLGEENRGFPMIMSALEGGRINVAARSVGLSRAAFEDSVRYAQQRETFGKPIAEHQLIAAKLAEMATRIEASKLLTYQAATMKAAGKRCDLEAGMAKFMASETAEFCASEAIQVHGGMGYIQELPVERYFRDSKLLVVGEGSNEIQRLIIAKRLLELYPA comes from the coding sequence ATGATAAAGGATTTTGTCGATCGCGAAGTGCGTCCCATCGCGATGGAATATGAGCACGAGGATAAGTATCCGATGCCCATCGTCAAGAAGATGAAGGAGCTTGGTATCTTCGGGTTCACGATTCCCGAGGAATATGGCGGCAGCGGAATGGATGAGGTTTGCTACGCCATTGCCATGGAAGAGTTGTCTGTCGGGTGGATGAGTGTTGCTGGAATTCTCGGCACCCACATGATGACCGCATGGATGTTGCTCCATCATGGTACCGAGGAGCAAAAAAATACCTATCTGCCAAAGATGGCCACGGGCGAGTGGCACTCGGGCATGGCGCTCACGGAGCCCGGCTCGGGCTCGGACGCCGCCGCGCTTCGCACCACCGCTGTTCGGCAGGAAGATCAGTGGGTCCTAAACGGAACGAAGATGTTCATATCGAACGCCGAGAATGCCACCATGTTCTCTGTCTTCGCCCGAACCGACCCGGATGCCTCTAAAGCGAAAGGAATCTCGTGCATCATTGTCCACAAAGGGTCTCCTGGATTTCAGGTGAGCCGCCACCTCAAGAAAATGGGCTACAGAGGTATTCGGACGAGCGAACTGGTTTTCGATGAAGCGCGCGTTCCGATTGAGAATCTTCTTGGCGAGGAGAACAGGGGCTTTCCCATGATCATGAGCGCCCTTGAGGGCGGTCGTATCAACGTCGCCGCCCGGAGCGTGGGGCTCTCGCGGGCCGCTTTTGAAGATTCAGTGCGCTACGCCCAGCAACGCGAGACTTTTGGCAAGCCAATTGCCGAGCATCAACTCATCGCCGCCAAGCTTGCCGAGATGGCCACGCGAATCGAGGCCTCAAAGCTTCTTACCTATCAGGCGGCGACGATGAAGGCGGCGGGCAAGCGGTGCGATCTGGAAGCTGGCATGGCGAAATTCATGGCGTCTGAGACGGCCGAGTTTTGTGCGAGCGAGGCGATACAGGTGCACGGTGGTATGGGCTACATCCAGGAGCTACCCGTCGAGCGCTATTTCCGGGATTCAAAGCTTCTTGTCGTTGGCGAGGGCTCGAACGAGATTCAGCGCCTCATCATCGCCAAGCGTCTGCTTGAGTTGTACCCGGCCTAG
- a CDS encoding YceI family protein, whose amino-acid sequence MQSGWKFLRMGGAAVVIGILAFSPARAAAPSRESSPPSKSPIVYRYVVSQKRSRISLTFRGPLAVPYDAHFTVLKGELFLGSGGSFKGANGHIAIKSASLKSKKAEQQKMLLRNVLEASAYPDIELRVSSIKATGVPASREQRKREKDWRLTARGVLKLHGVEREIPLSFSMADTGTDLYIRGTGRLELSDFDMSRPTLLLLMPGSGDVVVRVRLVASPGVR is encoded by the coding sequence ATGCAAAGTGGGTGGAAATTTCTACGGATGGGCGGGGCCGCTGTTGTAATCGGCATTCTCGCTTTTTCGCCCGCGCGGGCGGCGGCCCCATCCCGTGAATCATCGCCGCCTAGTAAATCGCCAATTGTTTATCGTTATGTCGTCAGCCAGAAAAGAAGCAGAATTTCATTAACCTTTCGCGGCCCGCTTGCCGTTCCCTACGATGCCCATTTCACGGTCCTTAAAGGGGAGTTGTTTTTGGGGTCGGGCGGCTCTTTTAAGGGTGCCAATGGGCATATTGCCATAAAATCCGCTTCGTTGAAGTCGAAAAAAGCCGAGCAACAGAAAATGCTCCTGCGTAATGTCCTTGAAGCAAGTGCGTATCCCGACATCGAGCTTAGGGTTTCATCTATCAAGGCAACCGGAGTGCCTGCCTCACGCGAGCAGCGCAAGCGTGAGAAAGACTGGCGCCTCACGGCCCGGGGGGTGTTGAAACTTCATGGTGTTGAGCGGGAGATTCCGCTCTCCTTCAGCATGGCGGACACCGGGACAGATCTCTATATTCGTGGAACGGGGCGTCTTGAACTCTCGGATTTTGATATGTCGAGGCCCACGTTGCTTCTCCTTATGCCGGGAAGCGGCGATGTTGTTGTCAGAGTCCGCCTCGTTGCCTCTCCGGGGGTTCGTTGA
- a CDS encoding NAD-binding protein has product MSQVSVGFIGLGLMGRPMARRLMAAGHPVAVTNRSRPSVDALAAEGAFPCEFPAEVAARSEVIFTMLPDAPHVEDVVFGENGLAASMKPGSVLIDSTSNDPKSAEKVAAALAERGVEMLDAPVSGAPEGAEQGTLAIMAGGPRATFERCRPLLDVLGGKVVLVGEAPGSGCVAKLANQILVGVTFLGVGEALVFGAKAGLDPAALAEVMGAGLARCGALEVKAPKILSGDFAPGGKVSSHMKDLRYAMQKAEEIDSPLPGTKIVAQMFAELAAGGEDGLDHIAIVKILERMAGVEARAKK; this is encoded by the coding sequence ATGTCTCAAGTAAGTGTCGGTTTTATAGGTCTCGGCCTAATGGGGCGGCCCATGGCGCGCAGGCTGATGGCGGCGGGGCACCCTGTTGCCGTGACTAATCGTAGTCGCCCCTCTGTGGACGCACTGGCTGCCGAGGGTGCCTTTCCCTGCGAGTTCCCCGCCGAGGTGGCTGCGCGCTCTGAGGTTATTTTCACCATGCTCCCCGATGCGCCGCATGTCGAAGACGTTGTTTTCGGCGAAAACGGGCTTGCCGCTTCAATGAAGCCGGGGAGCGTGCTAATCGACTCGACTAGTAATGATCCCAAAAGCGCAGAAAAGGTGGCCGCCGCCCTTGCCGAGCGCGGGGTGGAGATGCTCGATGCGCCGGTATCGGGTGCACCCGAGGGCGCAGAGCAGGGAACTCTCGCCATTATGGCGGGAGGGCCTCGGGCTACTTTTGAGCGTTGTCGCCCGCTTCTCGATGTTCTGGGGGGGAAAGTTGTCCTGGTTGGCGAGGCGCCAGGGTCAGGTTGTGTGGCGAAGCTCGCGAATCAAATTCTTGTTGGCGTCACTTTTCTCGGGGTAGGCGAGGCGCTTGTCTTCGGTGCAAAGGCGGGGCTCGACCCGGCGGCGCTCGCCGAGGTGATGGGGGCCGGTCTGGCGAGATGCGGGGCGCTTGAGGTGAAGGCGCCGAAAATCCTCTCGGGTGATTTTGCCCCCGGCGGCAAGGTGTCGAGTCATATGAAAGATCTCAGATACGCCATGCAAAAGGCCGAGGAGATTGATTCACCCCTTCCCGGCACGAAAATCGTGGCCCAGATGTTTGCCGAACTGGCGGCTGGAGGCGAGGACGGGCTTGATCATATCGCCATCGTGAAGATTCTTGAGCGCATGGCCGGTGTCGAGGCGCGAGCTAAAAAATAA